A genomic region of Mesorhizobium sp. NZP2077 contains the following coding sequences:
- the ugpC gene encoding sn-glycerol-3-phosphate ABC transporter ATP-binding protein UgpC, with protein MATLSIKDVRKSYGSVQVLHGVDIELEDGGFLVLLGPSGCGKSTLLNMIAGLDDTSGGDILIGGRSVVDLAPKDRNIAMVFQSYALYPTMSVERNIGFGLEMRGVGADQRRRAVDDAARLLQISHLLDRRPANLSGGQRQRVAMGRAIVRDPELFLFDEPLSNLDAKLRVEMRTEIKRLHERLGTSIVYVTHDQIEAMTLATKVAVMKGGHIQQFADPRTIYERPANIFVASFIGSPAMNFLPGRLVSDANGVHFAASGVSVALQAGKRPVDSERPVILGIRPEELKAVGRDEASVTGLIDVVEPTGPETMVTVQVGEQSIIARLPPRFAGRRNEPIFLAVDPASVSLFDPASEQRIDL; from the coding sequence ATGGCGACACTTTCCATCAAGGACGTGCGCAAGTCCTATGGCTCCGTACAAGTCCTTCACGGGGTCGATATCGAGCTCGAGGACGGAGGCTTTCTGGTTCTGCTCGGACCGTCGGGATGCGGCAAGTCGACCCTCCTCAACATGATTGCGGGCCTGGACGACACATCCGGCGGCGACATCCTGATCGGCGGACGCTCCGTTGTGGACCTCGCGCCCAAGGACCGCAATATCGCGATGGTGTTCCAGTCCTACGCACTTTACCCCACCATGTCTGTAGAGAGGAATATCGGCTTTGGATTGGAAATGCGTGGCGTCGGCGCCGACCAGCGCAGGCGCGCTGTCGACGACGCCGCGCGACTGCTGCAGATCTCGCATCTGCTAGACCGACGCCCCGCCAATCTCTCGGGAGGACAGCGGCAGCGCGTAGCAATGGGGCGCGCGATCGTGCGTGACCCGGAGCTGTTCCTTTTCGACGAGCCGCTTTCCAATCTCGATGCAAAGCTGCGCGTGGAAATGCGCACGGAGATCAAGCGCCTGCACGAGCGCCTCGGCACGAGCATCGTCTATGTGACTCATGATCAGATCGAGGCGATGACGCTCGCCACCAAGGTGGCGGTGATGAAGGGCGGCCACATCCAACAGTTTGCCGATCCTCGCACCATCTATGAACGGCCCGCCAACATCTTCGTGGCAAGTTTCATCGGCTCGCCGGCGATGAACTTCCTGCCCGGGCGCCTGGTCTCGGACGCGAACGGCGTGCATTTCGCGGCGAGCGGCGTGTCGGTCGCATTGCAGGCCGGCAAGCGGCCGGTTGATTCCGAGCGCCCGGTGATCCTGGGCATAAGGCCTGAAGAACTAAAGGCGGTCGGGCGCGATGAAGCTTCGGTCACGGGGTTGATCGACGTCGTGGAGCCTACCGGGCCTGAAACCATGGTGACGGTGCAGGTTGGTGAACAGTCGATCATCGCCCGCCTGCCTCCCAGGTTTGCAGGCCGGCGAAACGAGCCGATATTCCTTGCCGTCGATCCGGCGAGCGTCAGCCTGTTCGATCCCGCCAGCGAGCAGCGCATCGATCTTTAG
- a CDS encoding ABC transporter ATP-binding protein — MTAYLKLDHIDKSFARGGQVSEVLRDIRLTIDKGEFVSIIGHSGCGKSTLLNLIAGLTNVSAGAVLLEDKEVDSPGPERAVVFQNHSLLPWLTVYENINLAVSKVFGRSKTRAERHDWIMRNLDLVQMAHARDKRPAEISGGMKQRVGIARALAMEPKILLLDEPFGALDALTRAHLQDAVMDIHSRLGSTTIMITHDVDEAVLLSDRIVMMTNGPAATIGEVLAVPLARPRRRVELSSDRTFLRCREAVLKFLYERHRFVEAAE; from the coding sequence ATGACGGCCTATCTGAAACTCGACCATATCGACAAATCCTTCGCCCGTGGCGGCCAGGTCAGTGAGGTTCTGAGGGATATCAGGCTGACCATCGACAAGGGCGAATTCGTCTCCATCATCGGTCACTCTGGCTGCGGCAAGTCGACCTTGCTCAACCTGATCGCCGGCCTGACCAATGTGTCCGCCGGCGCCGTGCTGCTCGAGGACAAGGAAGTCGACAGCCCCGGACCCGAGCGTGCCGTGGTGTTCCAGAACCACTCGCTGCTGCCATGGCTGACCGTCTATGAAAACATCAACCTTGCGGTGTCGAAAGTCTTCGGCCGTTCCAAGACCAGGGCCGAGCGGCATGACTGGATCATGCGCAATCTCGACCTTGTGCAAATGGCGCATGCCAGGGACAAGCGCCCAGCCGAGATTTCGGGCGGCATGAAGCAGCGCGTCGGCATCGCCCGGGCGCTCGCCATGGAGCCGAAGATCCTGCTGCTCGACGAGCCGTTCGGCGCGCTCGATGCGCTGACCCGCGCCCATCTGCAGGACGCGGTAATGGACATCCATTCCAGGCTTGGCTCGACGACCATCATGATCACCCATGATGTCGACGAGGCGGTGCTTTTGTCCGATCGCATCGTCATGATGACCAACGGTCCGGCGGCGACCATCGGCGAAGTGCTTGCCGTGCCGCTGGCGCGGCCGCGCCGGCGCGTCGAGCTCTCCTCCGACCGCACCTTCCTGCGTTGCCGCGAGGCGGTGCTGAAGTTCCTCTACGAACGCCACCGCTTCGTCGAAGCCGCGGAGTAG
- the nirB gene encoding nitrite reductase large subunit NirB yields the protein MTEKLVIIGNGMAPGRMLEHLLEQAPGRYAVTIFNAEPRVNYDRIMLSPVLSGEKAYEEIIIHGDGWYIANNITLYKGHKITAIDRAAKTVTSDHGVIEPYDKLVIATGSVPFIIPVPGHNLPGVLTYRDLDDVQAMMLAAQSRAKAVVIGGGLLGLEAAAGLNAQGMDVTVLHVMPTLMERQLDPAAGYLLQRAVEQRGIKVITKANTQAITGNGKVEQVELADGTIIPATLVVMAVGIRPNSALAKEAGIAVNRGIVVDAGMRSNDPDIYALGECAEVNGMVYGLVAPLYEMARVVAYQLAGNETAAFVHMDTPTKLKVTGIDLFSLGDFAEGEDRQEIVLRDAAAGVYKRLVLKDDRIIGTVLYGETADGAWFSDLKKKQTDISQMRDTLIFGQSYQGGAPLDPMAAVAALPDDAEICGCNGVCKGKITGAITGKGLTSLDDVRAHTKASASCGSCTGLVEKLMVLTIGDKYNPAAVQPMCGCTTLGHDEVRRLIIAKRLKTIPAVMQELEWTTSCGCAKCRPALNYYLVCDWPDDYADDYQSRFINERVHANIQKDGTYSVVPRMWGGVTNAAELRAIADVVDKFEIPMVKVTGGQRIDMLGIRKEDLPAVWADLGQAGFVSGHAYAKGLRTVKTCVGSDWCRFGTQDSTGLGIRIEKFMWGSWTPAKVKMAVSGCPRNCAEATCKDVGVICVDSGYEIHFAGAAGLDIKGTEVLGMVKTEDDALEHIVALTQMYREQGRYLERIYKWAKRIGIPEIKRQIMDDDAKRKAYYERFVFSQKFAQVDPWSERVSGKDKHEFRPMASVGFAQAAE from the coding sequence ATGACCGAAAAACTCGTCATCATCGGCAACGGCATGGCCCCCGGGCGCATGCTGGAGCACCTCCTGGAACAGGCGCCGGGCCGCTACGCCGTCACCATCTTCAACGCCGAGCCGCGGGTCAATTACGACCGTATCATGCTGTCGCCGGTCCTGTCGGGCGAAAAGGCCTATGAGGAAATCATCATCCACGGCGACGGCTGGTACATCGCCAACAACATCACCCTCTACAAGGGCCACAAGATAACAGCCATCGACCGGGCGGCGAAGACCGTCACCTCCGATCACGGCGTCATCGAGCCTTACGACAAGCTCGTCATCGCCACCGGCTCGGTGCCGTTTATCATCCCGGTGCCTGGCCACAATCTGCCGGGCGTGCTCACCTATCGCGATCTCGACGACGTCCAGGCCATGATGCTGGCTGCCCAGTCCAGGGCCAAGGCCGTGGTCATCGGCGGCGGCCTGCTGGGACTGGAGGCGGCTGCCGGCCTCAACGCGCAAGGCATGGACGTCACCGTACTGCATGTCATGCCTACGCTGATGGAGCGCCAGCTCGATCCTGCCGCCGGCTATCTGCTGCAGCGCGCCGTCGAACAACGCGGCATCAAGGTCATCACCAAGGCCAACACGCAGGCGATCACGGGCAACGGCAAGGTCGAGCAGGTGGAACTTGCCGACGGCACCATCATTCCAGCGACGCTGGTGGTCATGGCCGTCGGCATCAGGCCGAATTCGGCGCTGGCCAAAGAAGCGGGCATCGCCGTCAACAGAGGCATCGTCGTCGATGCCGGCATGCGCAGCAACGATCCCGACATCTACGCGCTCGGCGAATGCGCCGAGGTCAACGGCATGGTCTATGGGCTGGTGGCACCGCTCTACGAGATGGCCCGCGTCGTCGCCTACCAGCTTGCCGGCAACGAGACGGCCGCCTTCGTCCACATGGACACGCCGACCAAGCTCAAGGTCACCGGCATCGACCTGTTCTCGCTCGGCGACTTCGCCGAGGGCGAGGACCGCCAGGAGATCGTGCTGCGCGACGCCGCGGCCGGGGTCTACAAGCGCCTGGTGCTCAAGGACGACCGCATCATCGGCACCGTGCTTTATGGCGAGACGGCGGACGGCGCCTGGTTCAGCGATCTCAAGAAGAAGCAGACCGACATTTCGCAAATGCGCGATACGTTGATCTTCGGCCAGTCCTACCAGGGGGGTGCCCCGCTGGACCCTATGGCGGCCGTTGCAGCCTTGCCGGATGATGCGGAAATCTGCGGCTGCAACGGCGTCTGCAAGGGCAAGATCACAGGTGCGATCACGGGCAAGGGACTGACCTCGCTCGACGATGTCAGGGCGCACACCAAGGCGTCGGCCTCCTGCGGCTCCTGCACCGGGCTGGTCGAGAAGCTTATGGTGCTGACCATCGGCGACAAGTACAACCCGGCCGCCGTGCAACCGATGTGCGGCTGCACCACGCTCGGCCATGACGAGGTGCGCCGGCTGATCATCGCCAAGCGTCTGAAGACCATTCCCGCCGTCATGCAGGAACTGGAATGGACGACCTCCTGCGGCTGCGCCAAATGCCGGCCGGCGCTCAACTACTACCTCGTCTGCGACTGGCCGGACGACTATGCCGACGACTACCAGTCGCGCTTCATCAACGAGCGCGTCCACGCCAACATCCAGAAGGACGGCACCTATTCGGTGGTGCCGCGCATGTGGGGCGGGGTGACCAATGCCGCCGAACTGCGCGCCATCGCCGATGTCGTCGACAAGTTCGAGATCCCGATGGTGAAAGTCACCGGCGGCCAGCGCATCGATATGCTGGGCATCCGCAAGGAGGACCTGCCGGCGGTGTGGGCCGATCTCGGCCAGGCCGGCTTTGTCTCCGGCCATGCCTATGCCAAGGGCCTGCGCACGGTGAAGACCTGCGTCGGCTCCGACTGGTGCCGCTTCGGCACGCAGGATTCGACGGGTCTCGGCATCCGCATCGAGAAATTCATGTGGGGCTCGTGGACCCCGGCCAAGGTCAAGATGGCGGTGTCGGGCTGCCCGCGCAACTGCGCCGAAGCGACCTGCAAGGATGTCGGTGTCATCTGCGTCGACAGTGGCTACGAGATCCACTTCGCCGGCGCCGCCGGCCTCGACATCAAGGGCACCGAAGTGCTCGGCATGGTCAAGACCGAGGACGATGCGCTCGAACATATCGTGGCGCTGACGCAGATGTACCGCGAGCAGGGCCGCTATCTCGAGCGCATCTACAAATGGGCCAAACGCATCGGCATCCCGGAGATCAAGCGCCAGATCATGGACGACGATGCCAAGCGCAAGGCCTATTACGAGCGCTTCGTCTTCAGCCAGAAATTCGCCCAGGTCGACCCATGGTCGGAACGCGTGTCCGGCAAGGACAAGCACGAGTTCCGGCCAATGGCTTCGGTCGGCTTCGCGCAGGCGGCGGAGTAG
- the ntrB gene encoding nitrate ABC transporter permease, producing the protein MSIQAIEDTKVKAFPAKPAEVIAFTAKARRRFEPMAIAGKLASTLVPPIIVIALMLVVWQVACSSPTSSLPPPSQVWNEAYDLIAHPFFNNGPQDIGLAWRVLISLQRVAIGFGLAAIVGVALGALVGQSIWAMRGLDPVFQILRTVPPLAWLPLSLAAFRDSSPSALFVIFITSIWPIIINTAVGVRNIPQDYRNVARILRLNPFEFFVKIMVPAAAPYIFTGLRIGIGLSWLAIVAAEMLTGGVGIGFFIWDAWNSSRLPDIIVALAYIGVTGFCLDRLVAAVGVFVTRGTTAK; encoded by the coding sequence ATGTCGATCCAGGCTATCGAGGATACCAAGGTGAAGGCATTCCCCGCCAAACCGGCCGAGGTGATCGCCTTCACCGCCAAGGCGCGGCGCCGCTTCGAGCCTATGGCAATCGCCGGCAAACTGGCGAGCACGCTGGTGCCGCCGATCATCGTCATCGCCCTCATGCTCGTCGTCTGGCAGGTCGCCTGCTCGTCGCCCACATCGAGCCTGCCGCCGCCAAGCCAGGTGTGGAACGAGGCCTACGATCTGATCGCGCATCCGTTCTTCAACAACGGCCCGCAGGATATCGGCCTGGCTTGGCGGGTGCTGATCTCGCTGCAACGCGTCGCCATCGGCTTTGGCCTGGCGGCGATCGTCGGCGTGGCGCTCGGCGCACTGGTCGGCCAGTCGATCTGGGCGATGCGCGGCCTCGATCCGGTGTTCCAGATCCTGCGCACCGTGCCGCCGCTCGCCTGGCTGCCGTTGTCGCTGGCGGCGTTCCGCGATTCCAGCCCGTCGGCGCTGTTCGTCATCTTCATAACCTCGATCTGGCCGATCATCATCAACACCGCCGTTGGCGTGCGCAACATCCCGCAGGATTACCGCAACGTCGCCCGCATCCTGCGCCTCAACCCGTTCGAGTTCTTCGTCAAGATCATGGTGCCGGCCGCAGCGCCCTACATCTTCACGGGCCTGCGCATCGGCATCGGCCTGTCCTGGCTCGCCATCGTCGCCGCCGAAATGCTGACGGGCGGCGTCGGCATCGGCTTCTTCATCTGGGACGCGTGGAACTCGTCGCGGCTGCCCGACATCATCGTCGCGCTCGCCTATATCGGCGTCACCGGCTTCTGCCTCGACCGGCTGGTCGCGGCGGTCGGCGTCTTCGTCACCCGCGGCACAACGGCAAAGTGA
- the nirD gene encoding nitrite reductase small subunit NirD, producing the protein MNWIAIGSLSDIPRRGARCVATPEGKVAVFRTQDDQVYAIDDHCPHKGGPLSQGIVHGTAVTCPLHNWVISLETGKALGADEGAVRTVPVKVEGEHLFLALEALASRAA; encoded by the coding sequence ATGAACTGGATCGCCATTGGCTCCCTGTCTGACATCCCGCGCCGTGGCGCGCGCTGCGTCGCCACGCCGGAAGGCAAGGTCGCGGTCTTCCGCACTCAGGACGATCAGGTCTACGCCATCGACGATCACTGCCCGCACAAGGGCGGCCCGCTCAGCCAGGGCATCGTGCACGGTACGGCGGTGACCTGTCCCCTACACAATTGGGTCATCTCGCTCGAGACAGGCAAGGCGCTTGGTGCCGACGAGGGCGCGGTGCGCACCGTCCCGGTCAAGGTCGAGGGCGAGCACCTGTTCCTGGCGCTGGAAGCGCTGGCCAGCCGCGCCGCCTGA
- a CDS encoding CmpA/NrtA family ABC transporter substrate-binding protein: MKKTMKNWIGTGTSLKDVTRRDFLVSSAMTAGLFVAARKLFPSGAYAATAAPEVTGAKLGFIALTDAAPLMIAKEKGLFAKFGMPDVEVLKQASWGATRDNLMLGGAANGIDGAHILTPLPYLMHTGKVTQNNQPMPMAIVARLNYDCQGISVAQEYAGTGVGLDASKLKDAFAAKKAAGKEIKAAMTFPGGTHDLWLRYWLAAGGIDPDKDVSTIVVPPPQMVANMKVGNMDVFCVGEPWNEQLVHQGVGFTAATTGELWKGHPEKALGLRAEFIEKNPNATKAILMAVMEAQQWCEAKENKDEMAAIIGKRQWMNVPVADIIGRLKGDINYGNGRVASGTDLYMKFWKGGVSYPFKSHDSWFLAENIRWGKFAPTTDIKALVDQVNREDLWREAAKDLGVAAADIPASSSRGVETFFDGKVFDPANPSAYLDSLKIKASA; this comes from the coding sequence ATGAAGAAGACGATGAAGAATTGGATCGGAACGGGAACATCCCTCAAGGATGTGACGCGTCGCGATTTTCTGGTCAGCAGCGCCATGACGGCAGGCCTGTTCGTGGCGGCCCGCAAGCTTTTCCCCTCCGGCGCCTATGCCGCCACCGCCGCTCCGGAAGTCACCGGCGCCAAGCTCGGCTTCATTGCGCTGACCGATGCCGCCCCGCTTATGATTGCCAAGGAGAAAGGGCTGTTCGCAAAATTCGGCATGCCCGATGTCGAGGTGCTCAAGCAGGCATCCTGGGGCGCGACGCGCGACAATCTGATGCTTGGCGGTGCGGCCAACGGTATCGACGGCGCCCATATCCTGACGCCGCTGCCTTACCTCATGCACACCGGCAAGGTGACGCAGAACAACCAGCCGATGCCGATGGCGATCGTGGCGCGGCTCAACTACGACTGCCAGGGCATTTCGGTCGCGCAGGAATATGCCGGCACCGGTGTCGGCCTTGATGCCTCGAAGCTGAAGGATGCCTTCGCCGCCAAGAAGGCGGCCGGCAAGGAAATCAAGGCCGCCATGACCTTCCCGGGCGGCACGCACGACCTCTGGCTGCGCTACTGGCTGGCCGCCGGCGGCATCGATCCCGACAAGGACGTCTCGACCATCGTCGTGCCGCCGCCGCAGATGGTGGCCAACATGAAGGTCGGCAACATGGACGTCTTCTGCGTCGGCGAGCCGTGGAACGAGCAGCTCGTCCACCAGGGCGTCGGCTTCACCGCCGCAACCACGGGCGAGTTGTGGAAGGGCCATCCGGAAAAGGCGCTCGGCCTGCGCGCCGAGTTCATCGAGAAGAACCCGAACGCCACCAAGGCGATCCTGATGGCCGTCATGGAAGCCCAGCAATGGTGCGAGGCCAAGGAGAACAAGGACGAGATGGCCGCCATCATCGGCAAGCGGCAATGGATGAACGTGCCCGTCGCCGACATCATCGGCCGCCTCAAGGGCGACATCAATTATGGCAACGGCCGCGTCGCCTCTGGCACCGACCTCTACATGAAGTTCTGGAAGGGCGGCGTCTCCTACCCGTTCAAGAGCCACGACAGTTGGTTCCTCGCTGAAAACATCCGCTGGGGCAAATTCGCGCCGACCACCGACATCAAAGCGCTGGTCGATCAGGTCAACCGCGAGGATCTGTGGCGCGAGGCGGCCAAGGATCTCGGCGTGGCCGCCGCCGACATTCCGGCATCATCGTCGCGCGGCGTCGAGACCTTCTTCGACGGCAAGGTCTTCGATCCGGCCAACCCGTCCGCCTATCTCGACAGCCTGAAGATCAAGGCATCGGCATAA
- a CDS encoding nitrate reductase, with the protein MEIDAAREVRTTCPYCGVGCGVLAKVAAEGQVSVRGDPDHPANFGRLCSKGSALAETIGLEGRLIHPEIHGRRTGWNEALDLVASTFSQTIAEHGPDAVAFYVSGQLLTEDYYLANKLMKGFIGSANIDTNSRLCMASSVAGHRRAFGADTVPGTYEDLELADLIVLVGSNLAWCHPVLYQRIAAAREKRPEMKIVLIDPRRTMTADIADMHLAIAPDGDVALFTGLLGWLGQHNALDRGYITAHTTGFGQALFAASALDLAGIAAATGLSEDELTRFYSLFAATAKTVTVYSQGVNQSSSGTDKVNAIINCHLATGRIGKPGAGPFSVTGQPNAMGGREVGGMANMLAAHMEIENSEHRDRVQRFWNAPAVAQKPGLKAVEMFRGVADGRIKALWIMATNPVDSMPDADAVEAAIKACPFVVVSDVLASTDTVRHAHVRLPAAAWGEKDGTVTNSERRISRQRAFLGLPSEARPDWWIIAEVGKRMGFAEAFAHETPGQVFAEHAALSGFENGGARDLDIGAYVEMDAEAYEDLVPFQWPAPSPGGGATEHQPTRFFANGNFYTPDRKARFIAIRATTESRTSPDFPLILNTGRIRDHWHTMTRTGKSPLLSQHIAEPFVEIHPADAQHHGIGDADIVRISSPRGDVLVRALITSRQRRGTVFAPMHWTDQFAAKGRLDALTAPLTDPISGQPALKHVAARIEKFAAKVFGFAVTRQRPEAINADYWAAARCKGGWRVELAFADDAADWTAFAGSLFGAPLAEMLAYHDRDAGQHRIAAFDGEHLAGALFVAPGPVAVSRGWAVEQLEDVHASQRERFRIVAGRAGADRPDAGAIVCSCFGIGANQIVTAAAAGCTTVEAIGGALKAGTNCGSCRAEIRAIIQVNRVQAAE; encoded by the coding sequence ATGGAGATCGACGCGGCACGCGAGGTGAGGACCACCTGCCCCTATTGCGGGGTGGGCTGCGGCGTGCTGGCGAAGGTCGCCGCGGAAGGGCAAGTGTCCGTCCGCGGCGACCCCGATCATCCCGCGAATTTCGGCCGGCTCTGCTCCAAGGGCTCCGCTCTGGCCGAGACGATCGGCCTTGAGGGCAGGCTGATCCATCCCGAAATCCACGGCCGCCGGACAGGGTGGAACGAGGCGCTCGACCTCGTTGCATCGACCTTCTCGCAAACCATCGCCGAGCACGGCCCGGATGCGGTCGCTTTCTATGTCTCGGGCCAGTTGCTGACTGAGGATTATTACCTCGCCAACAAGCTGATGAAGGGCTTCATCGGCTCGGCCAACATCGACACCAATTCGCGCCTGTGCATGGCTTCGTCCGTCGCCGGCCACCGCCGCGCATTCGGCGCCGACACGGTGCCGGGCACTTACGAGGATCTGGAACTCGCCGATCTCATCGTGCTGGTCGGCTCCAACCTCGCCTGGTGCCACCCCGTGCTCTACCAGCGCATCGCCGCGGCCCGGGAAAAGCGGCCGGAGATGAAGATCGTGCTCATCGACCCGCGCCGCACCATGACCGCTGATATCGCCGACATGCATCTGGCGATCGCGCCGGATGGCGACGTCGCTTTGTTCACCGGGCTGCTCGGCTGGCTCGGCCAGCACAACGCGCTCGACCGAGGCTACATCACCGCTCACACGACCGGCTTCGGGCAGGCGCTTTTCGCCGCCTCGGCGCTCGACCTTGCCGGAATAGCTGCCGCGACGGGCCTCAGTGAGGATGAACTCACCCGTTTCTACAGCCTGTTCGCCGCCACCGCAAAGACAGTGACCGTCTACAGCCAAGGAGTGAACCAGTCGTCGTCAGGCACCGACAAGGTCAACGCCATCATCAACTGTCATCTCGCCACCGGCCGCATCGGCAAGCCGGGAGCCGGCCCGTTCTCGGTGACCGGCCAACCCAACGCCATGGGTGGCCGCGAGGTCGGCGGCATGGCCAACATGCTCGCCGCCCATATGGAGATCGAAAACTCCGAACATCGCGACCGCGTGCAGCGCTTCTGGAACGCGCCGGCGGTTGCGCAGAAGCCTGGCCTGAAAGCGGTCGAGATGTTTCGAGGCGTGGCCGACGGGCGCATCAAGGCGCTGTGGATCATGGCCACCAACCCGGTCGATTCGATGCCGGATGCCGACGCCGTCGAGGCAGCGATCAAGGCTTGCCCTTTCGTCGTGGTGTCGGACGTGCTGGCCAGCACGGACACCGTGCGTCACGCCCATGTCCGGCTGCCTGCCGCCGCCTGGGGCGAGAAAGACGGCACCGTAACCAATTCCGAACGCCGCATCTCGCGCCAGCGCGCGTTCCTGGGCCTGCCCAGCGAAGCGCGGCCCGACTGGTGGATCATCGCCGAAGTCGGCAAGCGGATGGGTTTTGCCGAGGCGTTTGCACATGAGACGCCGGGCCAAGTCTTCGCCGAGCATGCCGCGCTGTCGGGCTTCGAGAATGGCGGCGCGCGGGATTTGGATATTGGTGCTTATGTGGAGATGGATGCGGAAGCCTACGAGGACTTGGTTCCATTCCAGTGGCCAGCGCCGAGCCCAGGAGGAGGCGCGACGGAGCACCAACCCACCCGCTTCTTCGCCAACGGCAATTTCTACACTCCGGACCGTAAGGCGCGTTTCATAGCCATCCGCGCAACCACCGAAAGCCGCACCAGCCCCGATTTCCCGCTCATCCTCAACACCGGCCGGATCCGCGACCATTGGCACACCATGACGCGAACCGGCAAAAGCCCGCTTCTGTCCCAGCACATCGCCGAGCCCTTCGTCGAAATCCATCCGGCGGATGCACAACACCACGGCATCGGCGACGCCGATATCGTGCGTATCTCCAGCCCGCGCGGCGACGTGCTCGTCCGTGCCCTGATCACGTCCCGCCAGCGCCGGGGCACCGTCTTCGCGCCGATGCATTGGACCGATCAGTTCGCGGCAAAAGGACGGCTCGACGCGCTGACCGCGCCGCTCACTGACCCAATCTCCGGCCAGCCGGCGCTGAAACATGTCGCGGCCCGCATCGAGAAATTTGCCGCCAAGGTCTTTGGTTTCGCCGTGACGCGGCAACGTCCCGAAGCGATCAACGCCGACTATTGGGCAGCGGCCCGCTGCAAGGGCGGCTGGCGGGTCGAGCTTGCCTTTGCCGACGACGCTGCCGACTGGACAGCCTTCGCCGGCTCGCTCTTCGGTGCCCCCTTAGCCGAAATGCTCGCCTATCACGACCGCGACGCCGGCCAGCATCGCATCGCCGCTTTCGACGGCGAGCACCTTGCCGGCGCCTTGTTCGTCGCGCCCGGCCCGGTCGCGGTGTCGCGCGGCTGGGCGGTTGAACAGCTCGAAGATGTCCACGCCAGCCAGCGCGAACGCTTCCGCATCGTCGCCGGCCGCGCCGGTGCCGATCGGCCCGATGCCGGTGCGATCGTCTGCTCCTGTTTTGGCATCGGGGCCAACCAGATCGTGACCGCCGCGGCGGCCGGCTGCACGACAGTCGAAGCCATCGGCGGCGCCCTGAAGGCCGGCACCAATTGCGGCTCTTGCCGGGCCGAGATCAGGGCGATTATCCAGGTCAATCGAGTTCAGGCTGCGGAATAG
- a CDS encoding carbohydrate ABC transporter permease — protein MIESKRRRRVIGNIATYFALATLSMFCTGPMIWMFLTSLKYEADIVTQTMQYIPRRVTFDNYVAIWTQSGFPRLIANSLVVTFLTVTICVATGTLAAYAFSRFAFRGRTQLMLGYLVVRMFPAVMMIIPLYVVMRSVGLVDSRFGLALAYTSFLLPLFVWMLKGFFDSAPKELESAARIDGSTRLGAMVRIVMPLARNGLVASSVFIAIAAWNEFLFALMLTTGQGSRTWPVGLQLMVGEFQLPWGVLAAGGILSILPVIILFAIVQRTMVQGLTAGAIKG, from the coding sequence ATGATTGAAAGCAAGCGCCGCCGGCGCGTGATCGGCAACATAGCCACCTACTTCGCGCTCGCCACCCTGTCGATGTTCTGCACCGGTCCGATGATCTGGATGTTTCTGACGTCGCTCAAATATGAGGCCGACATTGTCACCCAGACGATGCAGTACATACCGAGGCGCGTCACCTTCGACAATTATGTGGCGATCTGGACGCAGTCCGGCTTTCCGAGGCTGATAGCCAACAGTCTGGTCGTCACCTTCCTCACGGTGACGATCTGCGTCGCCACGGGTACGCTTGCAGCCTATGCATTTTCACGCTTCGCGTTTCGCGGTCGAACGCAGCTCATGCTCGGCTATCTCGTCGTGCGCATGTTCCCCGCGGTGATGATGATCATTCCCCTTTATGTCGTCATGCGTAGCGTTGGTCTCGTCGACAGCCGTTTCGGACTTGCGCTTGCCTATACGAGTTTCCTTTTGCCGCTGTTCGTGTGGATGCTCAAAGGTTTCTTTGATTCCGCACCCAAGGAGCTCGAGAGCGCGGCGCGCATCGACGGATCGACAAGGCTTGGCGCCATGGTCCGTATCGTCATGCCGCTCGCCCGCAACGGCCTTGTGGCAAGTTCGGTGTTCATTGCCATCGCTGCCTGGAACGAGTTCCTGTTCGCCCTGATGCTGACGACGGGACAGGGTTCGCGCACCTGGCCGGTGGGCCTGCAGTTGATGGTCGGCGAATTCCAGCTTCCATGGGGTGTCCTGGCAGCAGGCGGCATTCTCAGCATCCTGCCTGTCATCATCCTCTTCGCCATCGTCCAGCGAACCATGGTTCAGGGGCTGACTGCGGGCGCCATCAAAGGTTAG